A window from Thiosulfatimonas sediminis encodes these proteins:
- a CDS encoding efflux RND transporter permease subunit: MANTEQSHDIAGNIARNYINSPITPLFLIASFLIGIFGVIFTPRQEDPQISVPMADIIVQYQGASAKQVEALVSEPLERLLKEIDGVKHVYSASMRGQSLITVQYEVGENMEKALVNLYNKMSSNADVVPPGVNRPVIKPKGADDVPMISFTLSSDTLDSGQLRLLGLDALQSLGAIDGASQGYVIGGESNEIKIQVLPEKLAGYNISLTQIGQAIHAANSEIETGNIEANQQVFTVYTGDFLTNVEDIGNLIVGIQDGAPVYVRDIASIVETNADVTRQVNYYTGQGYQGERPAIDGRNAITIALAKKPGTNGVSVANEAIEKMESLKGVIIPPEVDVSISRNYGQSANDKVNNLIFKLFIATGAVTLLVWMFLGWRAGTVVAIVIPSVILTTVFMAWILGFTIDRVSLFALIFSIGILVDDAVVVLENIYRRWLIANNTETSTSVEAVAEVGNPTIIATLAVIAALMPMAFVSGMMGPYMAPIPALGSVAMFISLFAAFAFTPWLAMRIKPSMKYLHKAEEKEHQQSAKFERFFRWILNSLLIGKVKGWGFLVAIIAAFGISIFLIYETLVPVKLLPFDNKPDMSVVINFPEGTALPVTANLTHELVKSLQTIPEVKTMESYVGTAAPYDFNGLVRHYYLRQNPWESDIQLHLVGLDQRNRSSHEIAELIREQLRPIVAQTPATIQIVEMPPGPPVLQAVVGEVYGPDKATRQATAQALTDVFNSADNLSDVDNFISSPHQSWRFVIDKQKALESGISVANINQTLQMAMGGYRLGDVKQGFVREPTYITLEVPLDVRVEFARLGSIPVVAENGNKVPLSELGRFVLENEQGVIYHKDLKPVEYVTANGIGRLGAPIYGMLEAQAIIDNSESLNGLKGNFINRPEGVSEPGFMWAGEWTVTYETFRDMGLAFGVALLIIYMLVVWEFKNFLIPLIVMAPIPLTLIGIIPGHWIMGAEFTATSMIGFIALAGIIVRNSILLVDFTRQEITHGHPITEAVIQACKARTRPIIITAAALVLGSSVILFDPIFQGMAISLMFGVVVATVLTLVVIPLGCVSASAAFKSYQVVTAMPEAPLAPVAPVEKTEDNTPESIVQSSDPHPEALAHAQDREQRLSDSAQAAQEMTMPVSEQNTIDSPDKTSDPLSDHAGLQHGSNRQSLRAKQAAKTHLKEESDEI; the protein is encoded by the coding sequence ATGGCGAACACCGAACAAAGTCACGACATTGCTGGCAATATCGCGCGCAACTATATCAACTCGCCAATCACGCCACTGTTTCTGATTGCCAGCTTTTTGATTGGTATCTTTGGTGTGATTTTCACGCCACGCCAAGAAGACCCCCAAATTTCCGTGCCTATGGCCGATATTATCGTGCAGTACCAAGGGGCTTCTGCGAAACAGGTTGAAGCTTTGGTTTCAGAGCCTTTAGAGCGTTTGCTTAAAGAAATTGATGGCGTCAAACACGTTTATTCGGCCTCTATGCGCGGTCAGAGTTTAATCACCGTTCAGTATGAAGTCGGTGAAAACATGGAAAAAGCACTGGTCAATCTGTACAACAAAATGTCGTCCAATGCCGATGTGGTTCCACCAGGCGTCAATCGCCCAGTAATCAAACCCAAAGGCGCTGATGATGTCCCAATGATCAGCTTTACCTTATCATCCGACACTCTGGACTCCGGACAATTGCGTCTGCTTGGGCTAGATGCTCTGCAATCACTGGGTGCCATTGACGGAGCATCGCAAGGCTATGTTATCGGCGGGGAATCAAACGAAATCAAAATTCAAGTTCTGCCAGAGAAACTGGCCGGCTATAACATCTCCTTAACCCAAATCGGGCAAGCAATTCATGCCGCTAACAGTGAAATCGAAACCGGTAATATTGAAGCCAACCAACAGGTCTTCACGGTCTACACCGGTGATTTCTTAACCAATGTCGAAGACATCGGCAACTTAATTGTCGGGATTCAGGACGGCGCCCCTGTCTATGTGCGCGACATCGCCAGCATTGTAGAAACCAACGCCGATGTTACTCGTCAAGTGAACTACTACACCGGTCAAGGTTACCAAGGGGAACGTCCTGCTATTGACGGTCGCAATGCCATCACCATCGCTTTAGCCAAAAAACCAGGTACCAATGGTGTCAGTGTTGCCAATGAAGCGATTGAGAAAATGGAGTCGCTGAAAGGGGTGATTATTCCTCCGGAAGTGGACGTCAGCATCAGCCGTAATTACGGTCAGTCCGCCAACGATAAAGTGAACAACCTAATCTTCAAATTATTTATCGCTACGGGTGCCGTCACCCTGTTAGTGTGGATGTTCCTTGGATGGCGTGCAGGAACGGTTGTCGCGATAGTGATTCCTTCAGTCATTCTAACAACCGTCTTTATGGCATGGATTTTAGGCTTCACCATTGACCGAGTCAGTCTATTTGCCTTGATCTTCTCAATTGGGATCTTGGTGGACGATGCGGTGGTGGTGCTGGAAAACATCTATCGTCGTTGGCTTATCGCCAACAATACAGAAACCTCAACGTCGGTTGAAGCGGTTGCAGAAGTGGGCAACCCGACGATTATCGCTACCCTAGCCGTAATTGCAGCACTGATGCCAATGGCCTTTGTAAGCGGCATGATGGGGCCATATATGGCACCCATTCCAGCACTTGGCTCAGTGGCTATGTTTATTTCACTGTTTGCCGCTTTCGCATTCACCCCTTGGCTGGCGATGCGCATTAAACCAAGCATGAAATACCTGCACAAAGCGGAAGAAAAAGAACATCAACAAAGTGCCAAATTTGAACGCTTTTTCCGCTGGATTTTAAACAGTCTGTTAATTGGTAAAGTGAAAGGCTGGGGCTTTTTGGTTGCCATTATTGCCGCTTTTGGTATCTCGATCTTCTTGATTTATGAAACCTTAGTGCCAGTCAAACTATTACCATTCGACAACAAACCTGACATGAGCGTGGTAATTAACTTCCCAGAAGGCACTGCCCTGCCGGTCACGGCAAACTTAACTCATGAATTGGTTAAGTCATTGCAAACCATTCCAGAAGTCAAAACGATGGAAAGCTATGTTGGCACAGCCGCGCCTTATGACTTTAACGGATTAGTGCGCCACTACTACTTGCGTCAAAACCCTTGGGAATCAGACATCCAACTGCATTTGGTTGGTTTAGATCAACGCAACCGTTCAAGCCATGAAATCGCCGAATTGATTCGTGAACAACTACGACCAATTGTGGCGCAAACCCCTGCGACCATCCAAATCGTTGAAATGCCTCCAGGCCCACCAGTACTGCAAGCTGTGGTCGGTGAAGTGTATGGCCCGGATAAAGCAACTCGTCAAGCGACCGCGCAAGCCTTAACCGATGTGTTCAACAGCGCAGACAACTTGAGTGATGTTGATAACTTTATCTCCAGTCCGCATCAGTCTTGGCGCTTTGTCATCGACAAGCAGAAAGCCTTAGAAAGCGGCATCAGTGTGGCCAATATCAACCAAACCTTACAAATGGCCATGGGTGGCTACCGACTAGGCGACGTCAAACAAGGTTTTGTCCGTGAACCGACTTACATCACACTTGAAGTTCCGTTAGATGTGCGTGTCGAATTTGCACGCCTTGGAAGCATTCCAGTGGTTGCCGAGAACGGCAATAAGGTGCCGCTTTCTGAACTGGGTCGATTTGTTCTTGAAAATGAACAAGGGGTGATTTACCACAAAGATTTGAAACCGGTTGAGTACGTCACCGCTAACGGCATTGGACGCTTAGGCGCACCAATTTACGGAATGCTAGAGGCCCAAGCGATTATCGACAACAGCGAATCACTAAACGGTTTAAAAGGCAATTTCATTAACCGTCCTGAAGGGGTTTCTGAACCTGGCTTTATGTGGGCAGGTGAATGGACAGTCACCTATGAAACTTTCCGCGATATGGGCTTAGCCTTTGGGGTTGCGCTGTTAATTATCTATATGCTGGTGGTTTGGGAATTTAAAAACTTCTTAATCCCATTAATTGTAATGGCTCCAATCCCGTTAACCCTAATCGGCATCATTCCTGGGCATTGGATTATGGGCGCGGAATTTACCGCAACATCGATGATCGGCTTTATCGCCTTGGCAGGGATTATCGTGCGCAACTCCATTCTACTGGTGGACTTTACCCGCCAAGAAATTACACACGGGCATCCAATCACTGAAGCGGTTATTCAAGCCTGTAAAGCGCGTACCCGTCCAATCATCATCACCGCTGCCGCTCTGGTATTAGGATCAAGCGTTATTCTGTTCGATCCAATTTTCCAAGGGATGGCAATTTCGTTGATGTTTGGTGTCGTGGTTGCCACGGTGCTTACGCTAGTGGTTATTCCGCTGGGTTGCGTCAGCGCGAGCGCCGCTTTCAAAAGCTACCAAGTCGTAACCGCGATGCCTGAAGCGCCGCTTGCACCGGTTGCTCCGGTCGAAAAAACCGAGGACAACACCCCTGAAAGCATCGTGCAAAGCAGCGATCCGCACCCAGAAGCACTGGCTCATGCACAAGATCGTGAACAACGCTTATCCGATTCGGCACAAGCCGCGCAAGAAATGACAATGCCAGTCAGCGAACAAAACACCATAGATTCACCTGATAAAACGAGCGACCCTTTATCAGACCATGCAGGTTTGCAACACGGCTCTAATCGCCAATCGCTTAGAGCTAAACAAGCCGCTAAAACCCACCTAAAGGAAGAAAGCGATGAAATCTAA
- a CDS encoding efflux RND transporter periplasmic adaptor subunit, producing the protein MMIHLTNQFISKPKKWLLVSSIALFMIPFLTQANEFSSNGIQIGEVGQNVYDQQVILGGTVIPFKEVMITAQTAGQIDYLAGIEGDVFQSGTLLVAINDAALRAQREAALAQWNRAQVAHQNAITQYNRELWSPKTEQAMPGMGLPNLMDQMFARPMQNQMGMGDSEVSKRADLANASAVVQQSQAEIAMIKAQIDEIDVRLNDTKSTAPFNGVIVEKLVEAGDTVQPGQPLLVFAKSNHLSIEINVPVNLMYGINKGQIFQARIANGSPIPVRVAQVFPIANGQQHTVKVKLDLPLGAAAAPGMYAQVMVHNSQSQQQSFPVIPKSAVVQRGSLPSVFVYNPENNKVSMRIVRTGQASNGNYLSVLSGLQSGEQIVLNPPAGIVSGSVLQNGRLLTTTP; encoded by the coding sequence ATGATGATTCATTTAACCAATCAATTTATATCTAAGCCAAAAAAATGGTTACTCGTCAGCAGTATTGCTTTATTTATGATCCCTTTTTTAACGCAAGCGAATGAGTTCAGTTCAAACGGTATTCAAATTGGCGAAGTTGGGCAGAATGTTTATGATCAACAAGTAATATTGGGTGGCACGGTTATCCCCTTCAAAGAAGTGATGATTACCGCGCAAACCGCTGGTCAAATCGATTATTTAGCAGGGATTGAAGGCGATGTTTTTCAATCCGGTACCTTATTAGTCGCAATCAATGACGCGGCTCTGCGCGCGCAGCGTGAAGCGGCACTTGCACAATGGAATCGCGCACAAGTCGCGCATCAAAATGCGATTACTCAATATAACCGAGAATTATGGTCACCTAAAACCGAACAAGCGATGCCGGGCATGGGACTGCCAAACCTAATGGATCAAATGTTTGCTCGTCCAATGCAAAATCAAATGGGCATGGGCGACAGCGAAGTGAGCAAACGTGCTGATTTAGCCAATGCCTCTGCCGTGGTACAACAATCACAAGCAGAAATCGCGATGATTAAGGCGCAAATTGATGAAATTGATGTGCGTTTAAATGACACTAAATCAACCGCGCCTTTTAACGGCGTTATTGTTGAAAAATTAGTTGAAGCTGGCGACACCGTTCAACCCGGACAACCTCTATTGGTCTTTGCCAAAAGCAATCATTTAAGCATCGAGATTAATGTTCCCGTCAATTTAATGTATGGCATCAATAAAGGACAAATTTTCCAAGCACGCATTGCTAACGGCTCACCGATTCCAGTGCGCGTTGCTCAAGTGTTCCCAATCGCGAACGGTCAACAACACACCGTTAAAGTGAAATTGGATTTGCCTTTAGGTGCGGCAGCAGCACCGGGAATGTATGCCCAAGTGATGGTTCACAATAGCCAATCTCAACAACAAAGTTTTCCAGTGATTCCTAAGTCAGCCGTCGTTCAACGCGGCAGTTTGCCAAGTGTCTTTGTTTACAACCCAGAAAATAACAAAGTCAGTATGCGTATTGTGCGCACCGGACAAGCGTCAAATGGTAACTATTTAAGCGTTTTGTCTGGCTTGCAAAGTGGCGAACAGATTGTTTTGAATCCGCCGGCTGGCATTGTTTCTGGCAGTGTTTTGCAAAACGGTCGTTTACTGACCACGACGCCCTAA
- a CDS encoding ComEA family DNA-binding protein: protein MKLKSIFIISFVLGVAPCAIHAAPVNVNSADSAQIASALPGIGLVKAQRIAEYCQKNPCQKSEDLLAVKGVGPKTLERIQQDLRFSDQ, encoded by the coding sequence ATGAAACTTAAGTCAATATTTATCATTAGTTTTGTTTTAGGAGTAGCGCCTTGTGCAATCCACGCGGCGCCGGTGAACGTTAATAGTGCAGATAGCGCACAAATTGCCAGTGCCTTGCCGGGCATCGGTTTGGTCAAGGCGCAACGCATTGCGGAATACTGTCAGAAGAATCCATGTCAAAAATCTGAAGATTTGTTGGCGGTAAAAGGAGTAGGGCCTAAAACCTTAGAGAGAATCCAGCAAGATTTACGTTTTAGTGATCAATAG
- a CDS encoding DNA ligase, with amino-acid sequence MPTKRPFCSLVRLAMLGVLLCASLSVVFLPTTSLATEVAVFKPVAMEIQVARTLFNDAAYGQADWMMSRKYDGVRALWDGKTLRTKQGKQIFPPADFLKDFPDFALDGELWLGTARFDEVNQMVLSSLQPTSFFNPSWSNAYYKVFEVPQASGGLQKRMERLTNYLQRFSVSKIQPVEQYPVSQYRQLQEFYQQIIDLGGEGIIVRDASQAFQTGRLHTTIKIKPRSEAECVVRGYLAGKGRLANSVGALECVLLNRQKARLFPQLNLQQSTLIRLGSGLSDQQRQQPPQIGAVVTFQYNGHTKYGLPRFAVFLRERYSAEQAQQLGITWR; translated from the coding sequence ATGCCCACTAAACGACCGTTTTGTTCCTTAGTACGCCTAGCTATGCTGGGCGTTTTGTTGTGTGCAAGTTTAAGTGTTGTGTTTCTGCCTACGACCAGTTTGGCCACAGAGGTCGCGGTATTTAAACCGGTTGCTATGGAGATTCAGGTAGCACGGACTTTATTTAATGATGCGGCTTATGGCCAAGCGGATTGGATGATGAGCCGAAAATACGATGGGGTTCGTGCACTTTGGGATGGTAAAACATTACGTACCAAACAAGGTAAGCAAATTTTTCCGCCGGCAGATTTTTTAAAGGACTTTCCTGATTTTGCTTTGGATGGTGAACTGTGGCTAGGTACAGCCCGTTTTGATGAGGTGAATCAGATGGTGTTAAGCAGTTTGCAACCCACGTCTTTTTTTAATCCTTCGTGGTCTAACGCATACTATAAGGTGTTTGAGGTACCGCAGGCGTCTGGAGGATTGCAGAAGCGAATGGAGCGATTAACAAACTATCTTCAGCGATTTTCGGTATCAAAAATCCAGCCGGTGGAGCAGTATCCGGTGAGCCAGTATCGACAATTGCAGGAGTTTTATCAGCAAATTATCGATTTGGGTGGTGAAGGTATTATTGTTCGGGATGCTTCGCAAGCTTTTCAAACAGGACGTTTACATACCACGATAAAAATCAAACCTCGGTCTGAAGCGGAATGCGTGGTGCGCGGTTATCTTGCTGGAAAGGGGCGTTTAGCCAATTCCGTTGGTGCTTTGGAATGTGTGTTACTCAATCGCCAAAAAGCACGTTTATTTCCACAGTTGAATCTTCAGCAAAGTACCCTCATACGGCTAGGCTCAGGGTTGAGTGATCAGCAGCGCCAGCAGCCACCTCAAATCGGAGCGGTGGTGACTTTTCAATATAATGGTCATACCAAGTATGGTTTGCCTCGTTTTGCGGTGTTTCTGCGCGAGCGTTACAGCGCAGAGCAAGCGCAGCAATTGGGGATTACTTGGCGTTAG
- a CDS encoding pyridoxal phosphate-dependent aminotransferase: MSILSDRVKRVKPSLTLVITAKAGEMKRAGKDILSLGAGEPDFDTPAHIKAAGIAAIENGETRYTAVDGTVDLKKAIQAKFKRDNDIDYQLDQILVSSGGKQSFYNLCQAVLNDGDEVIIPAPYWVSYPDMALLGGATPVIINAGIEQGFKVTAPQLEAAINANTKIVVLNSPSNPTGAVYTADELQTIGEMLEKYPHVLIASDDMYEHIMLGDKKFTNILQVCPQLKERTIVLNGVSKAYSMTGWRIGYAGGPVAIIAAMRKVQSQSTSNPCSISQAAAVAALNGSQECIQTMLVEFKKRHLYVVERINTIPGFKCIHADGAFYAFMNISEAMQIKGFKSDADFASALLEEKLVAAVPGSGFGSEGHLRISFATSMEVLVAALDRIEAFMQAN, translated from the coding sequence ATGAGCATCTTATCTGACCGTGTCAAGCGAGTAAAACCCTCTTTAACGCTTGTTATTACCGCAAAAGCAGGCGAGATGAAACGCGCAGGCAAGGACATTCTTAGCTTAGGTGCAGGGGAGCCCGATTTTGATACACCAGCGCACATTAAAGCCGCTGGAATTGCTGCCATCGAAAACGGTGAAACACGTTATACCGCAGTCGACGGCACAGTGGATTTAAAGAAAGCGATTCAGGCCAAATTTAAACGCGATAACGACATTGACTATCAACTTGACCAAATCTTAGTCTCATCCGGAGGCAAGCAGAGTTTTTACAATTTGTGCCAAGCGGTATTAAATGATGGCGACGAAGTGATTATTCCTGCGCCTTACTGGGTTTCTTATCCAGATATGGCTTTACTGGGTGGCGCTACGCCGGTCATTATCAATGCAGGCATCGAACAGGGCTTTAAAGTCACCGCACCACAGTTGGAAGCTGCGATTAATGCAAACACTAAAATTGTCGTGCTAAACAGCCCATCGAATCCTACAGGTGCAGTCTATACCGCTGACGAACTGCAAACTATTGGCGAGATGCTGGAAAAATATCCACATGTGCTGATCGCCTCAGACGATATGTATGAACATATTATGCTTGGCGATAAAAAATTCACCAATATTCTGCAAGTCTGTCCACAACTTAAAGAACGCACCATCGTTTTAAATGGTGTTTCTAAAGCCTATTCAATGACCGGTTGGCGCATTGGTTACGCTGGCGGGCCTGTGGCGATTATTGCAGCCATGCGTAAAGTACAATCGCAAAGCACGTCCAACCCATGCTCGATTTCGCAAGCCGCGGCAGTTGCCGCACTCAATGGTTCGCAAGAGTGTATCCAAACCATGTTAGTGGAGTTTAAAAAACGCCATCTTTATGTGGTAGAACGTATCAACACCATCCCTGGATTTAAGTGTATCCACGCGGATGGCGCTTTTTACGCCTTTATGAATATTTCAGAAGCAATGCAGATAAAAGGCTTTAAATCTGACGCCGACTTTGCCAGCGCCTTACTGGAAGAAAAACTGGTTGCCGCCGTGCCAGGCTCTGGTTTTGGTAGTGAAGGCCATTTGCGTATCTCATTTGCGACCAGCATGGAAGTGTTAGTTGCGGCTTTAGATCGCATCGAAGCCTTTATGCAAGCCAATTAA
- the uvrB gene encoding excinuclease ABC subunit UvrB gives MAKSDKTFDLVSSYAPNGDQPSAIAQLVEGLQAGEAYQTLLGVTGSGKTFTIANVIAEVQRPTIILAHNKTLAAQLYGEMKGFFPHNAVEYFVSYYDYYQPEAYVPASDTYIAKDSSVNEQIEQLRLSATKALLERKDVILIATVSAIYGLGDPEMYLKMILQLRLGDIIKQRDILQRLTAMQYTRNDIELWRGTFRVRGEVIDVFPAEAEEYAVRIELFDDEVEKIVWFDPLTGETLSRPSRVTIYPKSHYVTPRERVLEMIEQVKIDLKLRLEELRAMHKLVEAQRLEERTKLDIEMMLELGYCSGIENYSRYLSQRGPGQPPPTLIDYLPKDALMVIDESHVTIPQIGGMYKGDRSRKENLVTYGFRLPSAMDNRPLKFTEFEGLMPQTIFVSATPGKYEGEHTDTIIEQVVRPTGLLDPILEVRPALTQVDDLLGEIRWRAAKGQRILVTVLTKRMAENLTEYMEEHHVRVRYMHSDIDTVERIEIIRDLRLGEFDVLIGINLLREGLDIPEVALVAILDADKEGFLRSERSLIQTIGRAARNVEGKAILYADKITRSMQVAMDETERRREKQLAHNQRHGITPQGLNKKVTDILEGSPYASKAGSSTKKQKAAETTGIYASPQKLTPSQLGAEIKKLEKQMYQAAKDLDFETAATLRDQIKTLKSSMVGVGDLG, from the coding sequence GTGGCGAAAAGTGATAAGACATTCGATTTGGTTTCCAGTTATGCACCAAATGGTGATCAACCCAGTGCCATCGCCCAATTGGTTGAGGGTTTGCAAGCCGGTGAAGCCTATCAAACTTTGCTGGGCGTAACCGGTTCGGGTAAAACGTTTACCATTGCAAATGTGATTGCCGAGGTACAGCGGCCAACGATTATATTGGCGCACAACAAAACGCTGGCCGCTCAGTTATATGGCGAAATGAAAGGCTTTTTTCCCCACAATGCGGTCGAGTATTTTGTTTCCTATTATGATTATTACCAACCCGAAGCCTATGTCCCGGCATCGGATACCTACATTGCAAAAGACTCATCGGTCAACGAGCAAATTGAGCAGTTGCGTCTTTCCGCCACCAAAGCCTTGCTAGAACGCAAAGATGTTATTTTGATTGCCACCGTTTCTGCGATTTACGGTTTAGGTGATCCAGAAATGTATCTTAAGATGATCTTACAGTTGCGTTTGGGTGACATCATTAAACAGCGCGATATTTTGCAGCGTCTGACGGCGATGCAGTACACGCGAAACGACATAGAGTTGTGGCGTGGAACTTTTCGTGTGCGTGGCGAAGTGATTGATGTTTTTCCAGCTGAAGCCGAAGAATATGCGGTGCGTATCGAATTGTTTGATGACGAAGTTGAAAAGATTGTCTGGTTTGACCCGCTTACCGGTGAGACGTTGAGTCGCCCATCGCGGGTAACGATTTATCCGAAATCGCACTATGTTACTCCGCGCGAACGGGTATTGGAGATGATTGAGCAAGTCAAAATCGATCTTAAGTTGCGCTTAGAAGAGCTGCGTGCGATGCATAAATTGGTTGAAGCGCAGCGTCTTGAAGAGCGAACCAAGTTAGATATCGAAATGATGTTGGAGCTGGGTTACTGCAGTGGTATCGAAAACTATTCGCGTTATTTATCGCAGCGAGGCCCAGGTCAGCCGCCGCCGACCTTAATTGATTATTTGCCTAAAGACGCCTTAATGGTGATTGATGAAAGTCACGTGACGATTCCGCAAATTGGCGGTATGTATAAAGGCGATAGATCACGTAAAGAAAATTTGGTCACTTATGGTTTCCGTTTGCCCTCTGCAATGGATAATCGACCGCTGAAATTTACCGAATTTGAAGGCTTGATGCCGCAAACCATTTTTGTCTCGGCGACGCCTGGTAAATATGAGGGTGAGCATACCGATACCATTATCGAGCAAGTTGTACGCCCGACCGGACTCTTAGACCCGATTTTAGAAGTACGTCCAGCGTTGACACAGGTAGACGATTTGCTTGGTGAAATTCGTTGGCGAGCGGCCAAAGGGCAGCGTATTTTGGTTACAGTATTAACCAAGCGTATGGCGGAAAATTTGACCGAGTACATGGAAGAGCACCATGTACGCGTACGCTATATGCACTCGGATATCGACACGGTCGAACGGATTGAAATCATCCGTGATTTGCGTCTTGGCGAATTTGACGTTTTGATTGGAATTAACTTACTGCGTGAAGGTTTAGATATTCCCGAAGTTGCGTTGGTCGCGATACTGGATGCCGATAAAGAAGGTTTCTTACGTTCTGAACGTTCATTGATTCAGACCATCGGTCGTGCTGCGCGTAATGTCGAAGGTAAGGCGATTTTGTACGCCGACAAAATAACCCGTTCGATGCAAGTGGCCATGGATGAAACTGAGCGTCGGCGTGAAAAGCAGTTGGCGCATAACCAACGGCACGGCATTACTCCGCAGGGATTGAATAAAAAAGTCACCGATATTCTTGAAGGTTCGCCTTACGCCAGCAAGGCCGGAAGTTCCACGAAAAAACAGAAGGCGGCTGAAACTACTGGGATTTATGCGTCACCACAAAAATTAACGCCATCGCAGTTGGGTGCAGAAATTAAAAAGCTTGAAAAACAGATGTATCAAGCGGCTAAAGACTTGGATTTTGAAACGGCGGCGACCTTGCGAGATCAGATAAAAACGCTGAAATCGAGCATGGTCGGAGTCGGTGATTTAGGCTAG
- a CDS encoding L,D-transpeptidase Cds6 family protein — translation MNTASRIVDNSLKTLSSATLLSLALLSTTSAFADMTVAQQQQAFEQGWQAMKSNDLDQAFKIWDQLSKNPSNSPELKRAIENNLAVVLMRKKQYDEAQKRLDAALQADKQVARTLDNLNQIYAYQAQQAYKKVFEKTTVKQPQGEWLFIELAQADAVSSVEQPPQKAPEKVTEPAPVVAVAKPELTPEPMSNALFEVNGLVESWRRAWSAQDVNRYLSFYDQNDFQPRGGMSYASWEKSRYRNVKNPKYIKIYLDDLKLTELPDRRVRVDFDQRYESDRFNDTIHKFLIWKNDRGDWKIVQEDVVYANP, via the coding sequence ATGAATACTGCTTCTCGCATTGTCGATAACTCTTTGAAAACCTTAAGCTCCGCTACCTTGTTGAGTTTAGCTCTGCTTTCGACTACGTCGGCCTTCGCGGATATGACGGTCGCGCAACAGCAACAAGCTTTCGAGCAGGGCTGGCAAGCGATGAAAAGCAATGATTTGGATCAGGCGTTTAAAATTTGGGACCAGCTCAGTAAGAACCCGAGCAATTCTCCCGAGTTGAAGCGCGCCATAGAGAATAATTTGGCTGTAGTCTTGATGCGTAAGAAGCAATATGATGAAGCTCAAAAACGTCTCGATGCCGCTTTGCAGGCGGATAAACAAGTTGCAAGAACGCTGGATAATCTCAATCAAATTTACGCCTATCAAGCACAGCAAGCCTACAAAAAAGTGTTTGAAAAAACCACAGTCAAGCAGCCGCAAGGCGAATGGCTATTTATTGAGTTAGCGCAGGCTGATGCGGTTTCTTCTGTTGAACAACCCCCACAGAAAGCCCCCGAAAAAGTCACCGAGCCAGCGCCGGTCGTTGCGGTTGCCAAACCCGAGCTGACTCCTGAGCCAATGAGCAATGCGTTATTTGAGGTGAACGGTTTGGTCGAAAGTTGGCGTCGAGCGTGGTCTGCGCAAGATGTGAATCGCTATTTAAGTTTTTATGACCAAAATGACTTTCAGCCTAGAGGCGGGATGAGTTATGCTTCTTGGGAAAAAAGTCGTTATCGCAATGTGAAGAATCCAAAGTACATCAAGATTTATTTGGATGACCTTAAGCTGACCGAATTGCCTGACCGTCGAGTTCGTGTCGATTTTGATCAGCGTTATGAGTCAGATCGTTTTAACGATACCATTCATAAATTCTTGATTTGGAAAAATGACCGTGGCGATTGGAAAATCGTTCAAGAGGATGTCGTTTATGCGAACCCGTAA